A region of Marnyiella aurantia DNA encodes the following proteins:
- a CDS encoding aminotransferase class I/II-fold pyridoxal phosphate-dependent enzyme: MAIEFKDRHSGNDLNIFSELAAKAEQYGAINLAQGSPDYAPDSRLTEFLQQAIHHDMNAYASACVLPLMQEKLIRFNLNRPKPISVTEDEVTLVPGATYGMYVAFASFLEPGDEVIIIEPCYNTYVPAVEIRRAQPVFVQMPNSEIPWELIQQAITPRTKAIIVNSPNNPTGKVWDPTDWDLLWELIKDTDIIVISDEVYDLLCYDGCEFLSASHHPEIAQRCFCIYSFEKMFHISGWKASYIIAPPEYTAAFRKIHQYLTFTVNAHAQFALGNFLQVFDVNQNRELFRAKRDLFCELFTGLPLEILQKAEGGYFQTLSFCRQTFPYTDREFAELLIREAKVACVPYSAFYHDGRDTGQLRFCFAKKDETLIRAAEQLKEFFAKNLSTETV; encoded by the coding sequence TTGGCCATTGAATTTAAGGACCGGCATTCGGGTAATGATCTGAATATTTTCTCGGAGCTAGCCGCGAAAGCAGAACAGTACGGGGCCATTAATCTGGCGCAGGGTTCGCCTGATTATGCTCCGGACAGCAGGCTGACTGAATTTTTGCAGCAGGCCATCCACCATGATATGAATGCCTATGCTTCAGCCTGCGTACTGCCCCTTATGCAGGAAAAGCTGATCAGGTTTAATCTGAACAGGCCAAAACCAATTTCTGTTACCGAAGATGAAGTAACGCTGGTTCCGGGAGCCACCTACGGAATGTATGTGGCCTTTGCAAGCTTTCTGGAACCCGGCGATGAGGTGATCATTATTGAACCCTGTTACAATACCTACGTTCCGGCAGTGGAAATCAGGCGCGCGCAGCCGGTTTTTGTACAGATGCCCAATTCAGAAATTCCCTGGGAGCTTATACAGCAAGCCATCACTCCCCGTACAAAAGCCATCATCGTCAATTCACCTAATAATCCGACCGGTAAGGTTTGGGATCCGACCGACTGGGATCTCCTTTGGGAGCTCATTAAGGATACGGATATCATTGTAATTTCTGATGAAGTGTATGACCTCTTATGTTATGACGGTTGCGAATTCCTGAGTGCCAGCCACCATCCGGAAATCGCGCAGCGGTGCTTCTGCATTTACTCCTTCGAAAAAATGTTTCATATTTCCGGGTGGAAAGCCAGTTATATCATCGCGCCGCCGGAGTACACCGCAGCGTTCAGAAAGATTCACCAATACCTCACATTCACGGTGAATGCCCATGCGCAGTTTGCGCTGGGGAATTTTCTACAGGTTTTCGACGTAAATCAGAACAGGGAATTGTTCCGGGCCAAGCGCGATTTGTTTTGTGAACTGTTTACAGGATTACCTCTTGAAATTCTACAAAAAGCCGAAGGCGGTTACTTTCAGACCTTAAGCTTTTGCCGGCAGACATTTCCTTACACCGACCGTGAGTTTGCCGAATTGCTGATCCGTGAGGCAAAGGTGGCCTGTGTACCCTACTCCGCTTTTTATCATGACGGCAGGGACACGGGACAGTTACGGTTTTGCTTTGCAAAAAAGGATGAGACGCTGATCCGGGCAGCAGAACAGTTGAAAGAATTTTTCGCGAAGAATTTAAGCACCGAAACGGTTTGA
- a CDS encoding M28 family metallopeptidase, translating into MNRAFTAIAAAFILTSCASSNLSYDGRAFKTSSESITEADLKRHLYVIASDEMEGRETGSEGQKKAGRYMIAEYRKMGVSHPEVLKDYYQKVPKEALNSRRGTLPDSENILAFIKGSEKPEEIIVISAHYDHVGIKNGQIYNGADDDGSGTVALMEIAEAFKKAQKMGKSPKRSVLFLHVTGEEHGLLGSKYYADNPVYPLANTVVNLNIDMIGRSDPENEGKDYLYVIGSEMLSSQLKVINEAANNATQKLELNYKYDDPNDPQRLYYRSDHYNFAKNGIPVAFFFDGVHADYHQPTDDPEKIDYKLLRKRAQLVYATAWELANREARIVVDK; encoded by the coding sequence ATGAACAGAGCTTTTACCGCAATTGCTGCCGCATTTATACTTACCTCCTGTGCCAGTTCGAATCTATCTTATGATGGACGCGCCTTCAAAACCAGTTCTGAGAGTATAACTGAGGCGGATTTAAAACGACATCTTTATGTTATTGCATCAGACGAGATGGAAGGCCGCGAAACAGGTTCTGAAGGTCAGAAAAAAGCCGGGAGGTATATGATAGCAGAGTATAGGAAAATGGGTGTGTCTCATCCAGAGGTGCTGAAGGATTATTACCAGAAAGTTCCGAAAGAGGCACTGAACAGCCGCCGCGGTACATTGCCGGATTCTGAAAATATCCTGGCATTTATAAAAGGCAGTGAAAAACCGGAAGAGATCATCGTGATCTCCGCACATTATGACCATGTAGGCATCAAGAACGGCCAGATTTACAACGGTGCCGATGACGACGGCAGCGGTACAGTGGCTTTAATGGAAATTGCTGAAGCCTTTAAAAAAGCGCAGAAAATGGGCAAATCTCCGAAACGGTCGGTGCTGTTCCTGCATGTTACCGGCGAGGAGCATGGCCTTTTAGGTTCGAAATATTATGCTGACAATCCTGTATACCCTTTGGCAAACACGGTGGTGAACCTCAATATCGATATGATCGGTCGCAGCGATCCCGAAAATGAAGGTAAGGATTATTTGTACGTCATTGGCTCCGAAATGCTGTCCAGTCAGCTGAAGGTGATTAACGAGGCCGCCAACAATGCCACCCAAAAACTTGAACTTAACTATAAATATGACGACCCTAATGATCCGCAGCGTTTGTATTACCGCTCCGACCATTATAATTTCGCAAAAAACGGGATTCCTGTAGCTTTCTTCTTTGATGGTGTGCATGCAGATTACCATCAGCCTACTGATGATCCCGAGAAGATAGATTACAAATTGCTGCGTAAACGTGCCCAACTCGTATACGCTACGGCCTGGGAACTGGCCAACCGCGAGGCCAGGATTGTGGTGGATAAGTAG
- a CDS encoding OmpA/MotB family protein — protein sequence MARPRSKGDYNFIAYSDIMTGLAIIFLFIAVAYILEGISDKIVKDDIYNAIGEDLKKDFKSKNVELDKDMSLKFLQDNINKTDELFQIGSAEMTPSFKSKVADIWPKYQQILLNKDNLPYISEIRIEGHTDTIAPKKDQTESYLYNLNLSSARAQSVLSYIRSLESYNSLPPAQKEKLDFLLTANGMSYSRALNSEGEISALSKTDQSIDLNKSRRVEFRINTSNEELQKNLSTK from the coding sequence ATGGCTAGACCGCGTTCTAAAGGAGATTATAACTTCATCGCCTATTCTGATATCATGACGGGATTGGCTATTATCTTTTTATTCATTGCAGTAGCCTACATTTTGGAAGGTATATCAGACAAAATAGTAAAAGATGATATTTATAATGCTATTGGAGAGGATCTAAAAAAAGATTTCAAAAGTAAAAATGTGGAACTTGATAAAGATATGTCCCTTAAATTTTTGCAAGATAACATCAATAAAACGGATGAGTTATTTCAAATTGGTTCTGCTGAAATGACACCGTCATTCAAATCTAAAGTGGCTGATATTTGGCCAAAATACCAACAGATTCTTTTGAATAAAGACAATTTGCCATACATAAGTGAAATTAGAATTGAAGGTCACACAGATACGATTGCACCGAAGAAGGATCAAACAGAAAGTTACTTGTACAACTTAAATTTATCATCTGCCCGGGCACAATCTGTTCTTTCCTATATCCGTTCGTTGGAGAGTTACAACTCTTTGCCTCCTGCACAAAAAGAAAAACTGGATTTTCTACTTACTGCAAATGGTATGTCTTATTCTAGGGCATTAAATTCAGAAGGCGAAATTTCGGCATTAAGTAAGACAGATCAGTCAATTGATTTAAATAAATCTAGAAGAGTTGAGTTTAGAATCAATACATCAAACGAAGAACTTCAAAAAAATCTATCTACGAAATGA
- a CDS encoding MotA/TolQ/ExbB proton channel family protein: MNYELLIMIGAGFIMLAFIIYYETLISKAKSPESRKLINYYELENAPSTFVTIGLLGTCAGIFLGLLNFNTDAGQIKSSVKDLLSGLRFAFLVTIIGLIFSLFYKQRVNRILNIYGDIQPPASPELEEMQKSNMLLADLSRGISTLNRAFSDDLISKIQESNKKLADNLSKFGENLATSNHDALIEALQEVCEDLNSGFRDTLGLLVKQNFSELTNSIESLNNWQKENKAYIENFAERYEKIVQHTNDINTNLEKIVNTNANLLSQNSSLYDIVNALNSVMVKDEKFVQITSNLNEASATIKSSVIEFNSELQTTRTQLQAIANLRVNIELLIAKLAELKHIDAEEERLYMTGISQTMASMDEMFKRHYEAIPRLIDQNLKAVANG, encoded by the coding sequence ATGAACTACGAACTTTTAATAATGATTGGCGCAGGCTTTATAATGCTTGCCTTCATAATCTACTACGAAACGTTGATTTCAAAGGCAAAGTCACCAGAAAGCCGAAAACTGATAAATTACTACGAACTTGAAAATGCGCCCTCAACATTTGTTACTATCGGTCTTTTGGGTACTTGTGCCGGAATTTTCCTTGGGCTTCTAAATTTCAATACTGATGCTGGTCAAATCAAGTCTAGCGTAAAAGATCTTCTTTCAGGATTACGCTTTGCATTTTTAGTAACAATTATCGGTCTAATATTTTCACTTTTTTATAAGCAAAGAGTAAACAGAATTCTCAATATATATGGAGATATACAACCACCTGCCTCCCCGGAACTAGAGGAAATGCAAAAATCAAATATGCTTTTAGCAGATTTAAGCCGAGGAATTTCAACATTGAACAGAGCATTTTCTGACGATCTAATTTCCAAAATTCAAGAGTCAAATAAAAAATTGGCTGATAATCTTTCAAAATTTGGAGAAAATTTGGCTACTTCAAATCATGATGCTTTGATTGAAGCATTACAAGAAGTTTGTGAAGATTTAAACTCCGGTTTTAGAGATACTTTAGGACTGCTAGTAAAACAGAATTTCTCGGAATTAACTAACTCTATTGAAAGTCTTAATAATTGGCAAAAAGAAAACAAGGCATATATCGAAAATTTTGCAGAGCGATATGAAAAAATTGTTCAGCACACTAACGACATTAACACTAATTTAGAGAAAATTGTAAACACTAACGCAAATCTTTTATCTCAAAACAGTTCCCTCTACGACATTGTAAATGCTTTAAATTCTGTCATGGTTAAGGATGAAAAATTTGTCCAAATAACTTCTAATCTTAATGAGGCCTCCGCTACGATAAAAAGTAGTGTAATTGAATTTAACTCCGAACTTCAAACTACTAGAACCCAGCTGCAGGCTATAGCCAATCTGCGTGTTAATATTGAACTTCTGATTGCAAAATTAGCAGAGTTAAAACATATTGATGCAGAGGAAGAAAGATTATACATGACGGGTATTTCGCAAACGATGGCATCGATGGATGAAATGTTTAAACGTCACTATGAGGCAATTCCAAGATTGATCGACCAAAACTTAAAAGCAGTAGCAAATGGCTAG
- a CDS encoding AAA domain-containing protein: protein MKLSLPFLQELQNRLKVGNRLSTHLNALPKKSGYKLDFNILSVIDENIPSEFLEKLLTKAKFNFEISWKDKEIDLFNLSTGEQKKFTTISKTFTNLFNQVKVIKQEKGVETFGFGFPLLIRKDRKDKKLTVAPLIIWKLTLQRSKKNDSWIIIKDEDATIYLNEVLINHLQADSEILLDPLSAEMLEDGIISRQELLKVCKDVLIATNISKIADIDQKLDEIFSTITSIPTEEHCENLALNDTNSILSCSGLFSYFEIQKHSIIKDYEELLKLAGTEIVQDPLEDNIFQSVTSIKTDPSQQSFLNSLATVRNTVIQGPPGTGKSQTLTALLINALENGKKSIVVCEKHTALDVLQKSLEKVGLSNHTAMIVDASKARQSIVSSLRNKIPHLRQLANASPNAPFRYKASLNLINKIIEEINVQHESIGQELLAKYNWTHIVGKYLQNHRHSGNDSLKIRSVAPFKFDYEEYIHWREILQNGQEIYRDYLENGKITIINKEKYLSTNSYKFIADLTEILDSYEEKLENLSFLKNSLFEQFVRDRNQTVFAQKDSIESSIKNLRASKLELPALLQNLKDEYIAKERNDFDLDISRFSNLVHKLYDVAIRNQNNQDFLDENKQKSIFYKIGSVFSQEKKQTLADTKFFNEGFRTLVNSVASSPNFEPFYNSRELQTNLNSLYAFKRIFDSKIAEFNRNAEQNFNSLDLNYLLTFNSSASIAEHIDLLKQRKFLSTNQHNILDSLSVSINNFFSDRCIKWADVKQKLDNAPDFNFDFSYDASHLDIETSLCRIEKRLAIVVESITTTVEYEFLNGDILKDKHLFSHLESYQDLQDKLNSLSSSIASDNYLYNFQPSANLNAYVEYVSQRLKEVKEINAKYPNAFTSAYKWFNFFEKRSKEEQEIFKQILNEENWEYYFLSYYFDRLLKEKASDTLPTEESQLKKYIKSSNDFSASQIENINNIWYGRQQNTVKLFNSKSPDFQVNNLFNLRGSAGNRRYSLRYIIEKDIDLFTELNPIILTTPDVASNLFHNKNGYFDFVVFDEASQLRLEDNLPAILKGKQIIIAGDEHQMPPSSFFDKKLIAGELDSEEDDEEQQFANKDKTSVESALLSSISLLDAVTELNFQNKHLNFHYRSQHPYLIDFSNYAFYAQKLVSLPISSHYTPITYVNVHGVYESNTNEKEAETVLSILKNNIHKNSVGKYPSVGIATFNIKQRDLIQTKILQIKQVGKDKDFIKKLDEFEKDGMFIKNLENIQGDERDIIIMSTTYGTTSEGRFTRMFGQLNNQKGYKLLNVIVTRAKYKNYIITSIPEDHILNYKSDLATAGTNHGKAPLMAYLAYAKAVSEKDDNARISVLQALAHNNPASSDSISSQEDKLESYFEEEVYNRLLETEFKDFIKLQHKIGGFRIDMIIDFKISGIPVIAIECDGAKFHSSNEAYLYDFHRQKILESHGFKFHRIWSTNWWRNPEYELQKLIDFINEVRSPKPIDMFAQGSDSEKPFTDDIIVETDDDNSPEVEPQLPQESIDSLFPEEDIILKEESKSVVEINSTVKVKYNNKAEVYVFKIVSPQTMSTNQKSGIREVLFTQPLAKSIMGKSIGDIASIEGVDNFVEILGIE from the coding sequence ATGAAACTATCATTACCATTTCTACAAGAACTTCAAAACCGCTTAAAAGTTGGTAATAGATTATCTACCCACCTTAACGCCTTGCCAAAAAAATCTGGTTACAAACTTGATTTTAATATTTTATCAGTTATTGATGAAAATATACCTTCGGAATTTTTAGAGAAATTGCTTACAAAGGCAAAATTTAATTTTGAAATCTCTTGGAAGGATAAGGAAATAGACTTGTTCAATTTAAGTACCGGCGAACAGAAAAAGTTTACAACCATTAGTAAAACTTTTACCAATCTCTTTAACCAGGTTAAAGTTATTAAACAGGAAAAAGGTGTCGAAACCTTTGGTTTTGGATTTCCTTTATTAATCCGGAAAGATCGAAAGGATAAGAAGTTAACAGTAGCGCCTCTCATTATTTGGAAACTTACTTTGCAACGTTCCAAAAAAAATGATTCCTGGATTATCATAAAAGATGAAGATGCTACAATCTATTTAAATGAGGTGTTAATCAACCACCTTCAGGCAGATTCTGAAATCTTATTAGATCCGCTAAGCGCTGAAATGCTAGAAGATGGGATAATTTCAAGGCAAGAGTTATTGAAGGTTTGTAAAGATGTTTTAATAGCAACAAACATTTCTAAAATCGCAGATATTGATCAAAAGTTAGACGAAATTTTTTCTACAATTACGTCAATTCCCACAGAAGAACATTGTGAAAACCTTGCCTTAAATGATACGAACAGTATTTTATCTTGTTCCGGCTTGTTTTCATATTTTGAAATACAAAAACATAGTATTATTAAGGATTATGAAGAGTTGCTAAAATTGGCAGGTACAGAGATTGTTCAAGACCCTCTGGAAGATAACATTTTTCAATCTGTAACATCCATCAAAACAGATCCATCTCAGCAATCATTTCTTAACTCATTGGCTACTGTTAGAAATACAGTTATTCAGGGGCCTCCTGGTACAGGAAAAAGCCAGACGCTTACAGCCCTACTTATAAATGCTTTGGAAAATGGCAAAAAAAGTATTGTAGTTTGCGAAAAGCACACAGCATTAGATGTACTTCAGAAATCATTGGAAAAGGTTGGTTTATCTAATCACACCGCAATGATAGTAGATGCTTCGAAGGCTCGGCAATCTATTGTTTCCTCTCTCCGCAATAAGATTCCTCATCTGCGGCAACTTGCCAATGCAAGTCCTAATGCACCATTTCGCTATAAAGCGTCACTTAATCTAATCAATAAAATTATTGAGGAAATTAATGTACAACATGAAAGTATTGGTCAGGAGTTATTAGCGAAATATAATTGGACGCATATAGTAGGTAAATATTTACAGAACCATCGCCATAGTGGTAATGATTCACTTAAAATACGATCAGTAGCGCCGTTTAAATTCGACTATGAAGAATATATTCATTGGAGAGAAATCCTGCAAAATGGTCAGGAGATTTACCGTGATTACTTAGAGAATGGAAAAATTACAATCATTAACAAGGAAAAGTATTTGTCTACAAACTCTTATAAATTCATTGCTGATCTAACCGAAATATTAGATTCGTATGAAGAAAAACTGGAAAATTTATCTTTTTTAAAAAATTCTTTGTTTGAGCAGTTTGTTAGGGACAGAAATCAAACTGTATTCGCACAAAAAGACAGCATTGAATCCTCTATAAAAAATCTGCGAGCATCTAAACTAGAATTACCTGCCTTACTTCAAAATCTTAAAGATGAATATATTGCAAAAGAAAGAAATGATTTTGATTTAGATATTTCGCGATTTAGCAATTTGGTTCACAAACTCTATGATGTAGCGATTCGTAATCAAAACAATCAAGATTTTCTTGATGAAAATAAACAAAAGTCAATTTTTTACAAAATTGGTAGCGTGTTCTCGCAAGAAAAAAAACAAACCCTTGCTGATACAAAATTTTTTAATGAAGGATTTAGAACTTTGGTTAATTCTGTTGCATCATCCCCAAATTTTGAACCGTTTTATAACAGTAGAGAACTTCAAACTAACCTGAATTCGCTGTACGCTTTTAAGAGAATTTTTGATAGTAAAATAGCGGAATTTAATAGAAATGCTGAACAGAATTTTAATTCTTTAGACTTAAATTATCTACTTACTTTTAACAGTTCAGCAAGCATTGCAGAGCATATTGATTTACTAAAACAACGTAAATTTTTATCTACAAATCAGCATAATATTTTAGATAGTCTATCGGTAAGCATTAATAATTTTTTCTCTGATAGATGTATAAAGTGGGCAGATGTCAAACAAAAATTAGATAATGCTCCTGATTTTAATTTTGATTTTAGTTATGATGCCTCACATCTTGATATAGAAACTTCGTTATGCAGAATAGAAAAACGTTTGGCTATTGTTGTAGAATCAATCACAACTACGGTTGAATATGAATTTCTAAACGGAGATATACTAAAAGATAAACATTTGTTTTCCCACCTAGAATCTTACCAAGATTTACAGGATAAACTAAATTCGCTTTCTAGCAGTATTGCGAGCGATAATTATCTGTATAATTTTCAACCGTCTGCAAATCTTAACGCTTATGTTGAGTATGTATCACAACGACTAAAAGAGGTCAAGGAGATTAATGCTAAATATCCTAATGCGTTTACAAGTGCATACAAATGGTTTAATTTTTTTGAAAAACGTTCAAAAGAGGAACAAGAGATTTTCAAGCAAATTCTAAATGAGGAGAATTGGGAATATTATTTCTTGTCATACTATTTTGACAGGCTATTGAAAGAAAAGGCTTCCGATACCTTACCTACAGAGGAGTCTCAATTGAAAAAGTATATTAAATCGTCAAATGATTTTAGTGCTTCACAAATTGAAAATATTAATAATATTTGGTATGGAAGACAGCAGAATACTGTAAAATTGTTTAATTCTAAATCTCCTGATTTTCAAGTAAATAATTTATTTAATCTGCGTGGTTCTGCAGGTAATAGAAGATATTCTCTCCGTTACATCATTGAAAAAGACATTGATCTTTTTACAGAATTGAACCCAATCATTCTTACAACCCCTGATGTTGCATCAAACTTATTTCATAATAAAAATGGTTACTTTGATTTTGTTGTATTTGATGAAGCCAGTCAGTTACGTTTAGAAGATAATTTACCTGCAATTTTGAAGGGTAAACAAATTATAATTGCAGGAGATGAACATCAGATGCCACCCTCATCTTTTTTTGATAAAAAACTAATTGCAGGGGAACTCGATAGCGAAGAAGATGATGAGGAACAACAGTTTGCAAATAAGGATAAGACATCAGTTGAGTCTGCTCTTTTATCTTCGATATCTCTCCTTGATGCTGTTACAGAACTAAATTTCCAAAATAAACATCTCAATTTTCATTATCGTTCACAGCATCCGTATTTAATTGATTTCAGTAACTATGCATTTTATGCCCAAAAATTAGTTTCACTACCTATTTCAAGTCATTATACACCAATTACTTATGTAAATGTCCATGGGGTTTATGAATCTAATACTAATGAGAAGGAAGCGGAAACCGTACTCTCAATTTTAAAAAATAATATTCACAAAAATTCCGTGGGCAAATATCCGTCAGTCGGAATTGCCACTTTCAACATCAAACAGAGAGACTTAATACAAACCAAAATTTTACAGATTAAGCAAGTTGGCAAGGATAAAGATTTTATAAAAAAATTAGATGAATTTGAGAAGGACGGTATGTTCATAAAAAATCTTGAGAACATACAGGGAGATGAAAGGGATATAATAATTATGTCCACCACCTATGGCACTACTTCTGAAGGAAGGTTTACAAGAATGTTTGGACAATTGAATAACCAAAAAGGCTATAAATTACTGAACGTAATTGTGACCAGGGCAAAATACAAAAATTACATTATTACATCGATTCCTGAAGATCACATTCTGAATTACAAATCAGATTTAGCAACTGCTGGCACTAACCACGGCAAGGCTCCGCTCATGGCATATTTGGCCTATGCAAAAGCAGTATCAGAAAAAGACGATAATGCACGTATCTCAGTGTTACAAGCGCTTGCTCATAATAATCCTGCATCTTCAGATAGCATTTCATCGCAGGAAGATAAATTAGAATCATATTTCGAGGAAGAAGTTTACAACCGATTATTAGAAACGGAGTTTAAAGACTTTATTAAATTACAACACAAAATCGGCGGTTTTAGAATCGACATGATTATTGATTTTAAAATCTCAGGAATACCTGTTATTGCCATCGAGTGTGACGGAGCAAAATTCCACTCTAGTAATGAAGCATATCTTTATGATTTCCATCGTCAAAAAATTCTAGAATCTCATGGTTTTAAATTCCACAGAATATGGAGCACAAATTGGTGGCGTAATCCAGAGTACGAATTGCAGAAATTAATTGATTTCATTAATGAGGTAAGGAGTCCGAAACCAATAGATATGTTTGCCCAAGGATCAGATTCGGAAAAACCTTTTACAGATGACATTATCGTAGAAACTGATGATGACAATTCTCCGGAAGTAGAACCTCAATTACCGCAGGAAAGTATTGATTCATTATTTCCTGAAGAGGATATTATTTTAAAGGAAGAGAGCAAATCAGTTGTTGAAATTAATTCAACCGTAAAAGTGAAATACAACAATAAAGCCGAGGTCTATGTATTTAAAATAGTTTCTCCACAAACCATGTCAACAAATCAAAAAAGTGGTATACGCGAAGTTTTATTTACACAACCATTAGCAAAATCAATAATGGGCAAATCGATCGGCGATATTGCAAGCATCGAGGGAGTTGATAATTTTGTGGAAATTTTAGGTATCGAATAA
- a CDS encoding CPBP family intramembrane glutamic endopeptidase translates to MINDISQTLKDFLHFLKSPRDRFSEKISTNDRYRIFTVLFFTILLLNALFIVPLLGFVHEYIMKIEAAGLLRNFSIGMMLFMAVVAAPILEEILFRLPLKYERNYVLRVLDKIAGKPVFFNFWKRNFAVIFYLVAILFGFVHSFNYKNEWNALFLVLLPIIILSQSIGGLFMGYIRLRLGFFWAILFHACFNFVVITVPYLLHENIEYINQKNGDYELRVEGLFCKESSSTTITHQKTVDEKILMIEATNTDLQTLVELTIGKGHKVLDNELVHFYFKSEKGLTEQELIKLLKEEFEITKK, encoded by the coding sequence ATGATAAATGATATTAGCCAAACATTAAAGGACTTCTTACATTTTTTAAAAAGTCCGAGGGACCGCTTTTCTGAAAAGATAAGTACAAACGACCGCTACAGGATCTTCACGGTGCTGTTTTTTACCATACTACTTTTAAATGCTCTTTTTATAGTGCCTTTATTAGGCTTCGTACACGAATACATCATGAAAATTGAAGCGGCGGGCCTGCTGCGCAACTTTTCCATCGGCATGATGCTCTTTATGGCGGTCGTTGCTGCACCGATTTTGGAAGAAATTCTATTCAGGCTTCCACTGAAGTATGAAAGAAATTATGTACTCCGTGTTCTTGACAAAATTGCAGGCAAGCCGGTATTTTTTAATTTTTGGAAACGGAATTTCGCAGTGATTTTTTATCTGGTGGCTATACTGTTTGGCTTTGTGCATTCTTTTAACTATAAAAACGAGTGGAATGCCCTTTTCCTGGTTTTGTTGCCAATTATTATCTTATCGCAGTCCATTGGTGGACTATTTATGGGTTATATACGTCTGCGGTTGGGATTCTTTTGGGCTATTTTATTCCATGCCTGTTTTAATTTTGTAGTAATCACTGTTCCTTATCTTTTACACGAAAATATTGAGTATATCAACCAAAAAAACGGTGATTACGAACTTCGGGTTGAAGGTCTGTTTTGTAAGGAAAGCAGCAGTACAACAATTACACATCAAAAAACTGTTGACGAAAAAATACTGATGATTGAGGCAACAAATACTGATTTACAGACTCTTGTAGAACTGACTATTGGTAAAGGGCATAAAGTTTTGGACAATGAACTTGTCCATTTTTATTTCAAATCTGAAAAAGGCCTGACAGAGCAGGAACTGATCAAACTTCTTAAAGAGGAATTTGAGATTACAAAAAAGTAA
- a CDS encoding HNH endonuclease has translation MIYDFRKGHSAQYFSKLLTINYDFDVEEITLSREQLQQDEIGYFKRTKNNGMVRLGAFLPQYKDITYASTPALHIYQCETTEEKGFKMQIANSSRNNYWSRDRSKHVQAELQICKVCAKHLRNHYKISMGTNTFNNFILALEESSRTKQTLVDSSGYIINWRQVSHCFRDLKRFTCEKCGYKANNEQHYKYLHTHHISGVKTDNQRSNLQCLCVKCHSEVDDHHQKKFALEGLSQLLEFEQIRANIN, from the coding sequence ATGATCTACGATTTTAGAAAAGGGCATTCCGCACAGTATTTTTCAAAACTGCTCACAATTAATTACGACTTTGATGTAGAAGAAATTACATTATCACGAGAGCAGTTGCAACAAGATGAAATTGGTTATTTCAAAAGAACTAAAAACAATGGCATGGTACGTCTTGGAGCATTTCTACCTCAATATAAAGATATCACCTACGCATCCACCCCGGCACTACATATCTATCAATGTGAAACAACTGAGGAAAAAGGTTTTAAAATGCAAATAGCAAATTCCTCACGAAACAATTATTGGTCCAGGGACAGGAGTAAACACGTTCAGGCGGAACTTCAGATTTGTAAGGTGTGTGCAAAACACCTTCGCAACCACTATAAAATTTCAATGGGTACTAATACCTTCAATAATTTTATCTTAGCATTAGAAGAAAGTAGCAGAACAAAACAAACGTTGGTAGATTCTTCAGGTTACATTATAAATTGGCGCCAGGTCTCCCATTGTTTTCGGGATTTGAAAAGATTTACATGCGAGAAATGCGGTTATAAAGCCAACAATGAACAACATTATAAGTATCTGCATACTCATCATATTAGTGGTGTTAAAACAGACAATCAGCGCAGTAACCTCCAGTGCCTTTGCGTAAAATGCCATTCAGAAGTTGACGATCATCATCAAAAGAAATTTGCTCTAGAAGGATTATCACAACTATTGGAGTTTGAACAAATCCGCGCAAACATAAATTAA